In one window of Halomarina pelagica DNA:
- a CDS encoding DUF7437 domain-containing protein: MSRTSTRANGDIIRDFLSVANLLEEPQLAQLYAYVAREEGVTVREVMDALDLAQGTAYTYVNRLVDAGVLETTTDGQPRTYVARDIDLTVTAADGGREYTITPALIDAVGRRATDGDIDTYIDRHGIAGLATALTYTVDRERGEVTHRLMARDLDISPLAAEIILQALRPVVHEHFDIEEAGASVADIEGVDRDVAGDNA; the protein is encoded by the coding sequence ATGTCACGCACCTCAACCCGAGCCAACGGCGATATCATCCGCGACTTCCTCTCAGTCGCGAACCTCCTCGAGGAGCCACAGCTCGCCCAACTGTACGCGTATGTCGCTCGAGAGGAGGGAGTGACCGTCCGAGAGGTGATGGATGCCCTCGATCTCGCGCAGGGAACGGCCTACACCTACGTGAACCGGCTCGTCGACGCCGGCGTCCTCGAGACGACGACTGACGGGCAACCTCGGACGTACGTCGCCCGCGACATCGATCTAACCGTCACGGCCGCCGACGGCGGTCGCGAGTACACGATCACGCCGGCGCTCATCGACGCCGTCGGGCGGCGAGCCACTGACGGCGACATCGACACGTACATCGACCGGCATGGAATCGCTGGCCTCGCGACAGCACTCACCTACACCGTCGACCGCGAACGCGGTGAGGTCACCCACCGGCTGATGGCTCGTGATCTCGATATCTCCCCGCTCGCTGCCGAGATCATTCTCCAGGCGCTCCGGCCAGTCGTCCACGAGCACTTCGATATCGAGGAGGCAGGCGCGTCGGTCGCGGATATCGAGGGTGTCGACCGGGACGTCGCCGGCGACAACGCGTGA
- a CDS encoding SLC13 family permease: MLLPAQAGAIPPLTTEMLVVFGIVLLALILFITELLPIDITAIFVMVLLTVLKPWTDVSVTEGISGFSSTATVAVLAMLILSTGISQTGAVQIIGRKMAAFAGTDRRKQLAATIGVTGPVSGFINNTPVVAILVPVISDLAHEGETSPSKLLIPLSYASMFGGMLTLIGTSTNLLASSVSQRLIGQGFSMFTFTGLGVIVLLTGSAYLMTVAPRLLPERVPAREDYIEEYELQNYITEVAVRADAAIIGKTVREAVDESRFDADIVQLVRDGETYFEGIASKQIHPGDILTVRTDRETLRSLRELVGLDIVGTPPSDSELDAGEDTQTLVEIVIQSGSSLLGETLTSSAFRERYDASVLAFRSGGKTIRSRLDNVELRVGDTLLVQAPADSIDRLSLNPDFIVAHESETPNYRTEKIPWAIAIIVGVVGFVGMPWGGLASITGIDVFASLDFSIVQTALAGVVVMVVTGVIKPGEIYEGVDWSVIFLLAGVIPLGIALEQTGAATFLGSLVALSGQFLPVIGVLWVFYLVTGLVTNIISNNASVVLMIPVAVETAQEVGGNAFAFVLAVTFAASTAFMTPVGYQTNLFVYGPGGYKFSDYARVGAPLQLLLSVVTVLGIAFFWGLH, encoded by the coding sequence TCGTCTTCGGAATCGTTCTTCTTGCGCTGATCCTCTTCATCACAGAACTTCTCCCGATAGACATCACTGCGATCTTCGTCATGGTGTTGCTCACGGTTCTTAAGCCATGGACGGACGTTTCTGTCACCGAGGGTATCTCAGGATTTTCCAGCACCGCAACCGTCGCCGTTCTTGCGATGCTCATCCTCAGCACGGGTATCAGTCAAACAGGCGCTGTCCAGATCATTGGTCGAAAGATGGCTGCGTTCGCCGGTACCGACCGGCGGAAACAGCTTGCCGCGACCATCGGCGTGACTGGCCCCGTCTCCGGGTTCATCAACAACACACCCGTCGTTGCCATTCTCGTCCCCGTCATCTCCGACCTTGCGCATGAAGGAGAGACCTCACCCTCGAAACTCCTCATCCCGCTCTCATACGCCTCTATGTTCGGCGGGATGCTGACCCTCATCGGAACATCGACCAATCTTCTCGCGTCCAGCGTGTCTCAACGCCTCATCGGACAGGGATTCTCGATGTTCACCTTCACGGGTCTCGGCGTAATCGTCCTCCTCACGGGATCTGCCTACCTCATGACGGTCGCCCCCCGGCTCCTCCCCGAGCGGGTCCCTGCCCGCGAGGATTACATCGAGGAGTATGAACTGCAGAACTACATCACCGAGGTTGCCGTGCGTGCGGACGCCGCAATCATCGGAAAAACGGTTCGAGAAGCCGTCGACGAATCACGGTTCGATGCAGACATCGTCCAACTCGTCCGCGACGGTGAGACCTACTTCGAGGGCATCGCAAGTAAACAAATCCACCCAGGAGACATCCTTACGGTTCGTACGGACCGCGAGACGCTCCGATCACTTCGTGAACTGGTGGGTCTCGACATCGTTGGCACCCCGCCCTCTGACTCCGAACTCGATGCCGGTGAGGACACCCAGACGCTTGTCGAAATCGTCATTCAATCCGGCTCCAGCCTTCTCGGTGAGACGCTCACATCGTCCGCGTTCCGCGAGCGCTACGATGCGAGTGTTCTCGCCTTCCGGTCTGGTGGGAAAACGATTCGGAGTCGTCTCGACAATGTCGAACTCCGGGTCGGCGACACGCTCCTCGTGCAGGCACCTGCCGACAGCATCGACCGCCTCTCGTTGAATCCGGATTTCATCGTCGCTCACGAGTCTGAGACCCCGAACTATCGAACTGAGAAGATTCCGTGGGCCATTGCCATCATCGTCGGTGTCGTCGGTTTCGTCGGCATGCCGTGGGGTGGACTCGCGTCAATCACCGGTATCGACGTTTTCGCTTCGCTCGACTTCAGCATCGTCCAGACGGCGCTGGCCGGTGTCGTCGTCATGGTCGTCACTGGCGTAATTAAGCCCGGTGAGATTTACGAGGGCGTTGACTGGAGCGTTATTTTCCTGCTCGCCGGCGTGATTCCGCTCGGTATCGCGCTTGAACAGACGGGGGCTGCCACGTTCCTTGGGTCGCTCGTCGCCCTCTCCGGTCAGTTCCTTCCCGTGATCGGGGTGCTCTGGGTGTTTTACCTCGTCACAGGTCTCGTCACGAACATCATCTCGAACAACGCGAGCGTCGTCCTCATGATTCCGGTGGCTGTCGAGACAGCACAGGAAGTCGGTGGGAACGCGTTCGCGTTCGTCCTCGCGGTCACGTTCGCCGCCTCGACGGCGTTCATGACTCCCGTCGGATACCAAACGAACCTCTTCGTCTATGGCCCAGGCGGGTACAAGTTCTCCGACTACGCCCGTGTTGGTGCCCCGCTTCAGCTTCTGCTCTCCGTTGTGACGGTTCTCGGGATCGCATTCTTCTGGGGACTTCACTAG